GAGCCGCCCAGCGGATCAAAGTGGGTGGAAAAAGTGGACGTCACCCAGCGCAAAAGCCAATAAAAAGCATCCCCCTGTTACCGCGGTAACAGGGGGATTTTCATTCCTTCTTTGGCTCTAAAAATTCAGGATCCACAAAATAAATCATCCTGCTGCGCGGCGACAGATAATCGAAAACTTCAGGCGCAAGCTTAGCAGGATTAATAGAATTGGTAATTGAATATTCAGGCTCATCTTCCAGACCAAGAATAAGAGCCTCTTTCTTTGGAATTTGTGGATCATATATGACAACACTGGGAAGCAATGGTTTGGAAAGATTTACAGAAATAACCATCCCAATCATTTCTTCATTGATAACAACGACTGTTCCCGGGGGGTAAATACCCATACATTGTATAAATGCAGACAGGTAATCAGGTTCAAAATAACTGGCCCTCTTGGAAAACATATACGACAATGCCTGATATGGGGTCAGAGACAAAGTCGGATCATGTTTGTTTATGAGGCTATCATAAAAGTCAGCAATAGCCAGAATCTTAGCCAGTTTTCCTATTCCCTCTCTTTCCAATCCTTTGGGATATCCTCCTCCACAACAGCGTTCATGGTGCTCATACACAATCTCCATTGCCTCTGGAGGGTAATTGTCACACCCTGAAAGAATATCCACACCGTAAAAAGGATGCTTGCGCAAGAGCTCCGCTTCTAACTTTGTAAGCTTTCCCTTTTTATGCAAAATCTTCTTTTCAATCTTTGACTTGCCTATATCGTGAAAAAGACCTCCCAGTGCGAGAATATGCATCTCATCTTCGTCCAACTCTATCGATCTTCCCAAGATCAAGGATAATACCGTAACGTTCATGGAGTGATAGTACACTGTGTCGCTCTTATCCATTTGCAAATTCAAAACATGCATAAGAGCTTCATAATCACTTAAAAAGTAACGACTTAAATTTTTCGAAAATGTCTCTGCTTCTTCAAAAAACTGCATGTTCCCTCTAGAAATGGAACGCATGAGTTTTTCAACCTGCTGTACCGACAAGGAATACTTCTGCTCTGCACGGGCAACTGACTTTTTCTTCTCCTTAAGCTTTTCCATCCGCTCTTTCTTCTCTTTGAACAAAGCGTCAGGAACAGGAGTAGAGTGAAGCTTGGCGGGAGGCGGACTTGACTTCTTCTTTTTAGCTTTCAATGGCGCAACCAAGCCTTTGTCCGGGACACAAATAACCTTGGCAATCTCCAAAGATTGCAAAGTTTCAATTTGCTCGAAATCCTTAATCCTAAAACTGCTGGTCAAAAATGGATGTCGGTACCACGGCACACCCACGAGCTTTATATAAACTCCGGGCCTCAACAGGTCTACATCGACCAGATATTCACCGTCTTTGAGCTTGGTCATATCAACTCACCATACGACAACTGTTAGAATATATTTCTTTCTTTTATGGTTATTTTTTTTGTTATATCTACTATATTTTCTGCATTTCTATGGATGTAGTCTATTATTCTAGAATCAAGCACCTGCTCTTTTGACAAGAACTTCATTTTTTTGCCTTTAACTACTCCATAAACATCTTCGGCCAACTCCATTCCTTCGGTAAGGCCCAAAGGATACACCTCGCGGATATGGTATTGTGCCTCGGAACCCAAAATGTGACCAAGAGCTTTGACGACTTTCGGATCATATCTATCCGTCCGTAATTTCATCATGGCAAGAGCTTCGCCCGCCCCTCGTCCTCCAGACTTGAGTCTGTCGTAATCGGAAACAACCTTTAAAATCCTTGCTCCGAGAGGTATTTCGTCTATGGAAAAACCTCCATCACTGCCTTCCGCCATATAGTGGGCCTCCTGCAAAGAGAGTTTTGTACAAACGTCCTCAAAATGCGGGAGTCTGGATAACAGCTTGGAAGAATATTCCGTATGCTGGATAAAAAGACCATAATCAACACTTCCGAAGACGTCTCCAGTCTCAATCTTCTCCAGCAAAGGGTCAGGCAAAAAAATGAACCCGATGGAGGATAACACGGCTGCAACCTCAGTACTCCATGAATCAGGATCCCCTAATTTTCTGCTCAAAGACTTTACCAGCGGCAAAATCCTGGCAGTTCGGCTGTTCAAACCGGGGTTATGCATAGCCGCAATATCACTGACCATCCGGATAATACCTCGAGTCATTTTGCTGGTCATATGTGACTCAACATTTGACAACCGATGAAACTCTAAAGCATCCCGCAAGGTCTTCTTCAATGTTTTGAGCGTACAAGGTTTGGTCAAAATTCTAAAAATATCACAATCATTTACAGCCTCAATAGCCACAGAAAGGTCAGCTTTTCCGCTCATAAAAACTCTTACTGTAGATGGAGAAACCTCTTTGACTTTGGCTAAAAACTCCACTCCGTTCATTTCCGGCATTTCATAATCGGACACAATAACATGAAAAGGGCCGCTTTTCTTCAAAAGAGCAAGCGCCTCAGACCCACCAGAACAACACGAAACATGAAGTCTTTCAGTTGACATTTTATTAAAAATCATATGCCACGATTCATCGTCATCGACCAAAAGAATCCTATACATACGAACTCCCCTTTTTCCCAAAAAAGACACCTTGTCTATCATTAGTATAATACTACTCTCTATATAAAATAAAGCTCGAACAAATAACTTCCTATTATTTTCTTTCAAAACCGCTAAATCTTATCGATGAAAGGCATACAGGTAATCGATTATATTTGAAAAAGGAGGCTGACAAAAACAAAACCATCTTATATAGATAGAAATAAAGCTTAAAGTGGAGAGTAACAATGAAACAGTCCGACTACATTGAACTTGAAGACAAATTTGGCGCGCAAAACTACAAACCGCTTGATGTTGTAATAGAAAGAGGCGAGGGGGTCTGGGTCTGGGATGTGGAAGGAAACAAATACATGGACTGCCTTTCCGCATACTCCGCTGTGAATCAGGGTCACTGCCACCCGCGCATTAAAAAAGCCATGCAGGACCAACTCGATAAACTGACTCTGACTTCAAGGGCTTTCCGCAACGACCAGTTAGGACTTTTTTACGAAGAACTCTGTTCCCTGACCAACTCCCACAAAATTCTGCCCATGAACAGCGGCGCTGAAGCCGTTGAAACGGCAATCAAAGCAGTGCGCAAATGGGGGTACATGGTCAAGGGGGTTCCAGATGACCGTGCTGAAATCATCGTCTGCGCTGACAATTTCCATGGTCGGACCATCTCCATTGTAGGTTTTTCCACCGATCCGGTCTCCCGGCGCGGCTTCGGTCCCTTTACCCCCGGCTTCAAGGTCATCCCTTTCGGCGACCACAAGGCCCTTGAAAATGCCATTACCCCGGATACCGTAGGTTTTCTGCTGGAACCCATTCAGGGCGAAGCCGGAGTCATTATTCCCCCGGACGGTTACCTAAAAAAAGTGCGCAAAATATGTACAGCCAACAATGTAACCCTGATTCTCGATGAAATCCAGACCGGACTGGGACGCACAGGCAGACTGTTGGCCGAAGAGCATGAAGGAATTGAAGCGGACATAACCCTCATCGGCAAAGCCCTTTCCGGCGGCTTTTATCCGGTCTCGGCTGTACTTTCCAATAGCGAGGTCCTAGGCGTGCTCAAACCCGGAGAACACGGTTCAACCTTCGGCGGCAACCCACTGGCCTGCGCTGTGGCAAGGGAAGCCATGAAGGTACTCAAAGAAGAAAACCTGATCCGTAATGCCGATGAAATGGGACAAAGATTTCTTTCTGGGCTGAACTCAATCAGCAACAGCAAAATAAGAGAAGTCCGTGGCCGCGGTTTGCTGCTAGCTGTAGAATTCAAGCTCGATGCAGGCGGCGCGCGACAGTATTGCGAAAAACTTAAAGCAAGTGGACTGCTTTGCAAGGAAACCCACGACAATATCATCAGATTCGCACCTCCGCTGGTGATTACCGCAGATCAAGTGGACTGGGCACTCGAACGTATTAAACCTGTTCTCTCTACCTAATCGGCAACAAACAACTACAATTTCAGACAATTAAAACTGCACAGGTATTTACGCATGTCACAGAGCATCAGATTTGCGACAATAATCACAGGGTTACTGATATTCTTCTTTGTCTCTATAATACCCACATTTGCTTTTCAGGAAGAATTAAGGTTTGACCGGCTTTCTCTAAGTGAGGGATTATCGCAATCCTCCATTCTGTGCATGCAACAGGATTCACGTGGCTTTCTCTGGTTCGGAACATATGATGGACTGAACCGCTATGATGGTAGAAAAATCAAAATATACAAAGGGGGCCCAGAAAAAGGCACCCTTTCTGACGGCAATATCCGTTCACTATATGAAGACAAATCCGGAATTTTATGGATAGGGACCAAGGGAGGCGGGCTAAATCGCTATAACCGCTTGACCGACAGCTTTGAAAACCATCAGCCCATCCCCGGAGATTCCAATTCACTTTCCGATAAAGATGTAAGCGCAATATTCGAGGATTCAAAAGACCGTTTATGGATCGGTACTCACAAAGGCCTCAATCTCTTTAACCGCAATACAAAAACATTTACCCGCTTCCAACGCTCCGATCTTCCGGGCAGCATCAGCCATGATGAAATCAGATCCATTTCAGAAGACCAGCAAGGCCGAATCTGGGTAGGAACCGCAGCCGGACTGAACTTGTTTAATGATGAGCAAAGAACATTTAAAAACTTTCTGAACAACCCGAAAAATTCAAACTCCCTCTGCGACGACACGGTACTCTGCTTTTACCAGCAAAAGAGGAATGAACTATGGGTAGGGACCAAGAAAGGCATTTCCATCCTTGATCTGAGCACGGAAAAATTCAAGACCCTGTTCCGCTCACTTGAAATAAACGACATTTATGAAGACAATTCGGGCAACCTCTGGCTCGGCACGATTGAAGGGCTCGCTAAGAGAGACCCTGCGACCGCAACTGCGCTCCCTGAAAAAATGAACTTTGATTTCTTCAGGAACAATCAGCTCGATCACCAAAGCCTGAGCAGCAACAAAGTCACTAAAATACTGGAAGATAACTCCGGGGTCATCTGGGTCGGCACTTACACTGACGGCCTGAGCAAGCTTCCCCCGAAAATGCAGGCTTTCGGCATCCTGAAAAGGCAGCCGTGGAAGAAAAACACCCTTTCGGGCCTTGAAGTCAGCGCAGTACTTGAGGACAGGGAAGGTCTGCTTTGGGTCGGGACCTATAAAAACGGTCTCAACACCTACGATTCCCGAACCGGCGAAATCAAAACCTACAGCACCAAATCTCCTGAACCATGGAAACTTTCCGGCAACAGGATCAACTGCATTTTTCAGGACAGTTCCGGGCTGGTCTGGGTCGGGACGCGCAAAAATGGCGCCTTTGTAATTGATAAGACGAAAGGAATTATCAAAAGATATAAATGGGACAAAAAGAATCCCAATTCCCTGAGCCAGAACAATATCTGGTGGATATACGAAGGCAGCATGGACTATATCTGGATCGGGACCAGCAAAAAAGGGCTCAACCGACTTGATCGCAAAACCGGAGATTTCAAGCGCTATAACCACTCGGATTCCGATCCGAGCAGCCTCGGACATAGAAGAGTCCGCAACATTTTCGAAGACAGCAACAACAATTTCTGGGTCTGCACCAATGCCGGCTTAAACCTTATGGACCGGGACAAAGGAACCTTCAAGCACTACCGCCATGAACTGGGAAACCCACAATCCCTTTCTAACAACCGGGTAACTCCAGTTGCCGAGGCTGCGGATGGCTCGCTCTGGCTGGGAACAGATTCCGGCTTAAATAGATTCGATCCGGTAAGTGGTATCTTCACCCGCTACACAGTTAAGAACGGCCTTGCCAATGACGGCATTCAGGGACTCTGTCTAGACAACAAAGGATACGTCTGGGTTTCAACCTTCAAAGGAATCTCCCGGCTTGATCCGGTCAGCGGGCAGGTTTGGAACTTCGGCCCTTCAGACGGGCTGCAAGGTATTGAGTTCTGGATCAATTCCTACAACAAAGGCCAGAGCGGAAAAATGTATTTCGGCGGTTTGAAAGGATTGAACATGTTCGATCCCCGCAACATAAAAATTAATCTCACCCCCCCTCCGGTGGTTATTACCGGACTGACAATCATGGGGGCTCCTGCCGATCTGGAAACGAACATTACTGAATCAAAAAAAGTAACCCTGTCATGGAAAAATGCCATGTTCAGCTTTCAGTTCGCGGCTCTGGACTACCAGAACCCGAAACTGAACAAATACCAATACCAACTTGAAGGCTTTAACGACGAATGGATAGATGCATCCCCTGACGCCACTGCCACATTCACCAACTTCGACCATGGCAGCTACACCTTCAGAGTCCGGGGTTCCAACAGCGACGGCATCTGGAATAAACAAGGTGCCAGCCTGAAACTAACCATTATTCCACCATTCTGGAAAACATTATGGTTCAAATCCGGATTGGGCTTCATGGCGATTGTGCTCTTCTTCCTTATTGTGCGCCAGCGCACCCGGAGAGTGGAAAAACAAAAGAAGATGTTGGAAAATGAAGTTGAAAACAGGACAGCAGACCTTAATCAGGAGATTGAAGAACATAAAAAAACTGAAAAACGACTTGAGCAGGCCATCCTGAAAACCGAAGAAGCCAACGAGGCTAAGAGTGCCTTCCTCGCTAGTATGAGCCATGAAATCCGCACACCCTTGAACTCCATTCTGGGGGTTGCCGACCTGCTCAAGAACACCGAACTGTCAGACGAACAAGGCGAGTATGTTAATATTTTTGAATCCTCCGGCGAGATACTGCTGACCATTATCAATGATATTCTCGATTTTTCCAAAATCGAAGCTAATCATGTAAAACTGGAATCCATTCCCGTGGACCTGCTGCAAGAAACCGAATCGCTCATGAGTCTTCAGGCCACAGCCGCATCCGCACGCCATGTAGAATTGGTCATGCGTTACAAACCGGATGTGCCGGAAGTTGTCCTCGGCGACTCCACCCGCATACGCCAGATACTGCTCAACATTCTTGCCAATGCTGTCAAGTTCACCAACAGCGGCGAGGTGGCCTTGATAGTTTCGCGCACAACGGAAAGAAATTCTCAGGACAATATCACGTTCACTATCTCCGATACCGGCATCGGGATAGCACCGGAAAAACTGGAATCCATTTTCGAACCATTTTCACAGGCGGATTCTTCAACCACCCGCAGATACGGAGGCTCCGGACTCGGACTTTCTATCAGCCGCAAACTGACTGAACTTATGGGCGGTACCATTTCAGCCAGCAGCACTCCCGGCAAAGGCAGCACCTTCATGGTCACCCTGCCCCTGCCCCGTGCTCAGGAAAAGCATACCCCGGCGCAACCGGATCTTGGATATTCCGAAATACTGGTTGCAGCACGCAATCCCGAAACCCTGAGTTCAATTTGCGAAACCCTGAACTATTTCAAAGGCACCACAACACCATGTTCCACTGTGGAAAGTCTGAAAATGCTGCTTTCATCCCCGCAGGAAGACAAATACAAATTGCTCATCTACGACCTTAATTTGAAGAATGCCCACGGTTTGGAGCTGCTTCAGATACTTCAGAAGGAAGGAGTGAAACTTCCTCCGGTGCTGATGCTCCAGCAGGGAGCCTGCTTTGACAGGAACCTCCTTAATCAAGGTATTGCCGGACGCGGACAACCACTACCAGCTTCGCGTAGATTACTCCTACGCAACATTATGGATCAGCTTGAAATATCCTGCAAACTGGAAGACCAAACCAAAGGAACCAACTGTCAGGAACTGCCGCCCATAAAAATTCTGCTGACTGAAGACAACATCCCCAACCGGGATCTGATCAGACATTTCCTCAAAGGAACAAACACCACTCTGGCCATGGCAGCTGACGGAGCACAGGGATTGAGGCTGGCTTTGAACGATAATTTTGATATTATCCTGCTGGATATGGAAATGCCGATCATGGACGGCCCTGAATTTCTCGTTAAATTCAGAGAATATGAAAAGGAAAACAATCTTCCCGCAACCGGAATAATAGCACTTACGGCCCACGTATCCGCGGATTACAGAGAGAAATGTATCTCAGCCGGAGCGGATGAATTTTTATCCAAGCCCATTAAAAGGGACACCCTGCTACAAACAATTTTAAATATTTACAACAAAACCAGATAATGAAAAAACTAACTCCCAAACAAACCAAATGGGTTCGCGCGCTGCATATGATCAGTGCCTGCCTCTGGGGCGGCGGGGCACTATCGCTGGTTCTGCTGCACTGCCTTTTTGTACCTTTATCAGGGGAAGCCCTCTACGGGCGTGATATCTGCCTTAAAATAGTGGACCAGTACGTGGTTACTGCCGGGGCACTGGGTTGCCTGTTCACCGGGTTTATCTTCGCATGGAAAAGTTCGTGGGGATTTTTCAAATTCAAATGGATCATCACAAAATGGGTAGTCAACCTCGGCTTCATCATATTCGGATTCACCTGCTACATGCCCTGGCTGGAACACATGAGCGCACTTTCCGGCAACACAAAAATAATAGCCCTGCAAACCCCGGAATATCTGCGCAGCCAAATGCTTAATGAGATCTCAGCCTTTGCAGTATTCGGCTGTCTGATCTTTCTGGTCTGGGTTTCGGTTTTTAAGCCGTGGGGTAAATTAAAATAACCGTATTCATATGCAGAACCCTCCGTATCAGCTTGACATCAGCATGCTGCAAATGCTTGATTCTCTTTTGCCCTGCAATTGATGCAGGGGGATTCTCATTACGAACGAACAGCCTAAAAGCTACATAATATTTCAGGGAGAAACAACATGGACAAAGGTTACGCGGCAACTATCGCCTCCGATATCATGCAGATGCTGGAATCAGCCAAAGGCAGCGATCTGGACCTCAACAGCGGATTCCAGAATGACGCTTTCACCGCCGAGAATTTCTCTTTCGGCTACCTGTTCTATCCCCGCGACATGCTCCTCGCCATCCCCCAGCTCCCGCAGGCGGTAAGAAAAAAAATCAAACAATCAAACATTCTCGGAACAGTGGACCTTGAAGGCAGAAAAATTGGAATCCACCTTATCTGCTCCATGAATAAAGGTTTTGATGAGATCGAATCCGCTGAGGACATCATTGCCGGAATCAACAACAAAGAACTCATGGACTTCAAGGAACAGATTGCAGGAATCCTGCACAAGGATCTTGTGGGAAATATTGAAGAGAAAACTACTGAACAATAAGAAAATGCGGAATGCTGTTAAATCCTGTGGATTTGGCAGCATTCTTTTATTCTAATGCTTTGTGTGGGGAACCAGCTTACCGATGATCTGGACAAGCTCATCGATGTTGACCGGTTTTGAAGAATAAGCATCCATACCGTTACTGAGGAACTTCTCGCGGTCCCCTTCCATGGCATAAGCTGTCAGGGCAATGATAGGAATATCGCTACCTTGTTCCCTGATTTTCTTTGTGGCTTCCAGCCCGTCCATTTCAGGCATCTGCACATCCATGAGTATAGCATCAAAAGGACCGCTCTTTTCAAGCAGTTCCAGAGCCTCAATACCATTCTCGGCCGTTTCGACTTCAAATCCCTGCTCGGTAAGAAAGTGAGCTATATACAGCTGGTTGGTGGCGTTATCTTCTGCCAGCAGGATGCGAGCAACTAAATCTTTTTCATCTCTATTTTCATTAAGAAGGGAAGTCTCTGTTTCAACGCATTCGCCCACACTGGACTTAAGTTTAATTGTAAACTTAAACTCCGAGCCCCAGCCTTTCTTGCTGGTAAAAGTAATATGGCCGCCCATCATTTCCACCAGTTGGCGTGAAATCGCCAATCCCAAACCGCTGCCGGGATGGCGTTTTGAATAACCGGCGTTGAGTTGCACAAAACTCTCAAAAAGTTTTTCAGCCTTATCATCGGAAATACCGATTCCGGTATCCTTGACCCTGAACTCAAGAACGGCCCCTTCTTCAAAGCTTCCCGCATGGTCCACTGAAATTTCAACATACCCTTTTTCAGTAAACTTGATGGCATTCCCGACCAAATTAATAATGATCTGCCCCAACCGGTATTCATCACCATGATAACAACGGGAAACATCGTCACTCACATGGGCCCGCAATTCGATGCCTTTTT
The DNA window shown above is from Marinifilum sp. JC120 and carries:
- a CDS encoding HD-GYP domain-containing protein — its product is MTKLKDGEYLVDVDLLRPGVYIKLVGVPWYRHPFLTSSFRIKDFEQIETLQSLEIAKVICVPDKGLVAPLKAKKKKSSPPPAKLHSTPVPDALFKEKKERMEKLKEKKKSVARAEQKYSLSVQQVEKLMRSISRGNMQFFEEAETFSKNLSRYFLSDYEALMHVLNLQMDKSDTVYYHSMNVTVLSLILGRSIELDEDEMHILALGGLFHDIGKSKIEKKILHKKGKLTKLEAELLRKHPFYGVDILSGCDNYPPEAMEIVYEHHERCCGGGYPKGLEREGIGKLAKILAIADFYDSLINKHDPTLSLTPYQALSYMFSKRASYFEPDYLSAFIQCMGIYPPGTVVVINEEMIGMVISVNLSKPLLPSVVIYDPQIPKKEALILGLEDEPEYSITNSINPAKLAPEVFDYLSPRSRMIYFVDPEFLEPKKE
- a CDS encoding response regulator, producing the protein MIDKVSFLGKRGVRMYRILLVDDDESWHMIFNKMSTERLHVSCCSGGSEALALLKKSGPFHVIVSDYEMPEMNGVEFLAKVKEVSPSTVRVFMSGKADLSVAIEAVNDCDIFRILTKPCTLKTLKKTLRDALEFHRLSNVESHMTSKMTRGIIRMVSDIAAMHNPGLNSRTARILPLVKSLSRKLGDPDSWSTEVAAVLSSIGFIFLPDPLLEKIETGDVFGSVDYGLFIQHTEYSSKLLSRLPHFEDVCTKLSLQEAHYMAEGSDGGFSIDEIPLGARILKVVSDYDRLKSGGRGAGEALAMMKLRTDRYDPKVVKALGHILGSEAQYHIREVYPLGLTEGMELAEDVYGVVKGKKMKFLSKEQVLDSRIIDYIHRNAENIVDITKKITIKERNIF
- a CDS encoding ornithine--oxo-acid transaminase, encoding MKQSDYIELEDKFGAQNYKPLDVVIERGEGVWVWDVEGNKYMDCLSAYSAVNQGHCHPRIKKAMQDQLDKLTLTSRAFRNDQLGLFYEELCSLTNSHKILPMNSGAEAVETAIKAVRKWGYMVKGVPDDRAEIIVCADNFHGRTISIVGFSTDPVSRRGFGPFTPGFKVIPFGDHKALENAITPDTVGFLLEPIQGEAGVIIPPDGYLKKVRKICTANNVTLILDEIQTGLGRTGRLLAEEHEGIEADITLIGKALSGGFYPVSAVLSNSEVLGVLKPGEHGSTFGGNPLACAVAREAMKVLKEENLIRNADEMGQRFLSGLNSISNSKIREVRGRGLLLAVEFKLDAGGARQYCEKLKASGLLCKETHDNIIRFAPPLVITADQVDWALERIKPVLST
- a CDS encoding response regulator, with protein sequence MSQSIRFATIITGLLIFFFVSIIPTFAFQEELRFDRLSLSEGLSQSSILCMQQDSRGFLWFGTYDGLNRYDGRKIKIYKGGPEKGTLSDGNIRSLYEDKSGILWIGTKGGGLNRYNRLTDSFENHQPIPGDSNSLSDKDVSAIFEDSKDRLWIGTHKGLNLFNRNTKTFTRFQRSDLPGSISHDEIRSISEDQQGRIWVGTAAGLNLFNDEQRTFKNFLNNPKNSNSLCDDTVLCFYQQKRNELWVGTKKGISILDLSTEKFKTLFRSLEINDIYEDNSGNLWLGTIEGLAKRDPATATALPEKMNFDFFRNNQLDHQSLSSNKVTKILEDNSGVIWVGTYTDGLSKLPPKMQAFGILKRQPWKKNTLSGLEVSAVLEDREGLLWVGTYKNGLNTYDSRTGEIKTYSTKSPEPWKLSGNRINCIFQDSSGLVWVGTRKNGAFVIDKTKGIIKRYKWDKKNPNSLSQNNIWWIYEGSMDYIWIGTSKKGLNRLDRKTGDFKRYNHSDSDPSSLGHRRVRNIFEDSNNNFWVCTNAGLNLMDRDKGTFKHYRHELGNPQSLSNNRVTPVAEAADGSLWLGTDSGLNRFDPVSGIFTRYTVKNGLANDGIQGLCLDNKGYVWVSTFKGISRLDPVSGQVWNFGPSDGLQGIEFWINSYNKGQSGKMYFGGLKGLNMFDPRNIKINLTPPPVVITGLTIMGAPADLETNITESKKVTLSWKNAMFSFQFAALDYQNPKLNKYQYQLEGFNDEWIDASPDATATFTNFDHGSYTFRVRGSNSDGIWNKQGASLKLTIIPPFWKTLWFKSGLGFMAIVLFFLIVRQRTRRVEKQKKMLENEVENRTADLNQEIEEHKKTEKRLEQAILKTEEANEAKSAFLASMSHEIRTPLNSILGVADLLKNTELSDEQGEYVNIFESSGEILLTIINDILDFSKIEANHVKLESIPVDLLQETESLMSLQATAASARHVELVMRYKPDVPEVVLGDSTRIRQILLNILANAVKFTNSGEVALIVSRTTERNSQDNITFTISDTGIGIAPEKLESIFEPFSQADSSTTRRYGGSGLGLSISRKLTELMGGTISASSTPGKGSTFMVTLPLPRAQEKHTPAQPDLGYSEILVAARNPETLSSICETLNYFKGTTTPCSTVESLKMLLSSPQEDKYKLLIYDLNLKNAHGLELLQILQKEGVKLPPVLMLQQGACFDRNLLNQGIAGRGQPLPASRRLLLRNIMDQLEISCKLEDQTKGTNCQELPPIKILLTEDNIPNRDLIRHFLKGTNTTLAMAADGAQGLRLALNDNFDIILLDMEMPIMDGPEFLVKFREYEKENNLPATGIIALTAHVSADYREKCISAGADEFLSKPIKRDTLLQTILNIYNKTR